The following proteins come from a genomic window of Maridesulfovibrio zosterae DSM 11974:
- a CDS encoding DUF4405 domain-containing protein — protein sequence MNTFPQDSTSAYKKEKKTFRQCKDCPLVPSTTKTVAKIGMVATLGASAASGILKFKGARPLHIWASFAFIGFTALHYAVSQKPKRTAK from the coding sequence ATGAACACTTTTCCACAAGACTCTACAAGTGCGTACAAAAAAGAAAAAAAAACATTCCGCCAATGCAAGGACTGCCCTTTAGTTCCCAGCACAACTAAAACCGTTGCAAAAATAGGAATGGTTGCCACTCTGGGGGCATCAGCAGCCTCTGGAATATTGAAATTCAAAGGGGCAAGACCCTTGCATATATGGGCTTCTTTTGCCTTTATTGGATTTACAGCGTTGCACTATGCGGTATCCCAGAAACCCAAAAGGACAGCTAAATGA
- a CDS encoding heavy metal translocating P-type ATPase, whose translation MTGIPHRKKPFEIVHELPRRIRLKSLIMLAPALDLNYLQAKIESLNGVRSVRINGPAFSITVEYDGTPPVRSTILQELNFIPDEAFLKENTKEHGVDLIEVGAKTAVAAFTPFLPLPVQAATSWMLAIPGITKGLETLFDRGVKIEVLDGTVKALSLLRGDYFTSNSVGALLSLGEYLEDESEQKSTDLLKTLLKPQIEKIWIEQDGREVEIDFKELKAGDIVVCGVGELIPVEGTVIKGDGLVNQSSITGESFPVHLQSGDLTLSGAVVEEGTLKIRADKVGAETGMARINRFLETSLRSQSKSQIESAELADKLVPLTFGAGLGVYALTKDAARAASVLTVDYSCAIKLSTPVATRTSMFTASQAGVLLKGGQALDNLASIDTLIFDKTGTLTKGELIVTEIVPMPLYSEEELLSTAAGAEEHYAHPVAKAVVNKAKKQGIPLPEVSGVDFVVAHGVSAFVDGKRVLVGSQHFIEEDEKIDCSFMEKKARQLRNAGDNIVFVAMDGKLLGLIALRDELRPEALETLEALKKAGIKRIEILTGDHREAALSLVSQLPPVDAVHWELKPEDKASIVKNLKKNGAKVGFTGDGVNDTPALVCADVGICMPSGADLAKESAQVVMLNEDLRTLVEAHSIACNNRETLSSCLWSAVVINTSTLILAGMGKLSTFTAAMTHNLSTVGILSYAAFKTSSTSYKKALSTRLKELA comes from the coding sequence ATGACCGGAATTCCCCATAGAAAAAAACCTTTCGAAATTGTTCATGAACTGCCCCGCAGAATAAGGCTTAAATCCTTGATCATGCTGGCTCCAGCATTGGACCTAAACTATCTGCAGGCAAAAATTGAATCCCTTAATGGTGTTCGTTCTGTGAGAATCAACGGTCCTGCTTTTTCAATTACCGTAGAATACGATGGGACCCCTCCTGTACGTTCGACAATACTTCAAGAACTAAATTTCATTCCTGATGAAGCTTTTTTAAAGGAAAACACAAAAGAACATGGTGTTGATCTGATTGAGGTTGGTGCCAAAACCGCTGTAGCTGCTTTTACTCCCTTTCTTCCACTGCCTGTACAGGCGGCTACAAGCTGGATGCTGGCCATTCCAGGCATTACGAAAGGACTTGAAACTCTATTTGATCGAGGCGTGAAGATAGAAGTTCTGGACGGAACTGTTAAAGCTCTTTCACTGCTCCGCGGTGACTATTTCACTTCCAACTCTGTAGGTGCTTTGCTCAGTCTGGGAGAATACCTAGAAGATGAATCTGAACAAAAATCTACTGATTTACTGAAAACTCTTTTGAAGCCGCAGATTGAAAAAATCTGGATTGAGCAGGACGGTAGAGAAGTCGAAATTGATTTCAAAGAATTAAAGGCCGGTGACATTGTGGTTTGCGGAGTAGGAGAACTTATTCCAGTTGAAGGAACGGTCATTAAAGGTGATGGCTTAGTCAATCAAAGTTCTATAACGGGGGAATCATTCCCTGTACATCTACAATCAGGAGACCTGACCCTTTCAGGAGCAGTTGTGGAGGAAGGAACTCTTAAAATCAGGGCAGATAAAGTAGGTGCAGAAACAGGAATGGCACGCATCAACCGTTTCCTTGAAACCTCACTGCGATCACAATCAAAAAGCCAGATTGAGTCTGCTGAACTTGCTGACAAATTAGTACCACTGACCTTTGGTGCCGGGCTTGGTGTATACGCACTAACCAAAGATGCAGCACGCGCAGCATCTGTTTTAACAGTCGATTATTCATGTGCGATCAAACTTTCCACCCCGGTTGCCACCAGAACATCTATGTTTACCGCAAGTCAGGCTGGAGTACTGTTGAAAGGAGGTCAGGCTCTCGACAATCTTGCTTCCATTGACACTCTTATCTTCGATAAAACGGGAACTCTCACTAAAGGAGAACTGATAGTTACAGAAATAGTTCCCATGCCCCTTTACTCAGAGGAAGAACTCCTTTCTACCGCAGCCGGAGCAGAGGAACATTATGCTCACCCCGTTGCTAAGGCAGTTGTAAATAAAGCTAAAAAACAAGGAATACCCTTACCTGAAGTCAGCGGTGTAGACTTTGTTGTCGCCCACGGAGTTTCAGCCTTTGTCGATGGCAAACGAGTCCTGGTAGGAAGCCAGCACTTTATTGAAGAAGATGAAAAAATAGATTGTTCATTTATGGAAAAGAAAGCCCGACAGCTGCGTAATGCTGGAGATAATATTGTCTTTGTTGCCATGGATGGCAAACTTTTAGGCCTGATTGCTTTGCGGGATGAACTTCGCCCGGAAGCTCTTGAAACTCTTGAAGCACTGAAAAAGGCCGGAATAAAACGAATCGAAATACTTACTGGGGATCATCGCGAAGCAGCATTATCACTTGTGAGCCAACTTCCACCTGTAGATGCTGTTCACTGGGAGCTAAAACCGGAAGATAAAGCATCGATTGTTAAAAATCTTAAAAAAAATGGTGCAAAAGTAGGATTCACTGGAGACGGAGTCAATGACACCCCGGCGCTTGTTTGTGCAGATGTAGGTATTTGCATGCCTTCAGGAGCAGATCTGGCCAAAGAATCAGCGCAGGTTGTAATGCTCAATGAAGATCTGCGAACCCTTGTAGAAGCTCATAGCATTGCCTGTAACAATAGAGAGACATTAAGTTCATGCCTGTGGTCTGCTGTGGTTATCAATACCTCAACACTAATACTTGCGGGTATGGGGAAACTATCGACTTTTACAGCCGCCATGACCCATAACCTAAGTACAGTCGGCATTCTTAGTTACGCTGCATTTAAAACCTCATCAACATCGTATAAAAAAGCTCTCTCGACAAGGCTAAAGGAGCTCGCCTAA
- a CDS encoding FeoA domain-containing protein, with amino-acid sequence MITELNNAPIETPLILRRITSDNLKNNFERMGLHEGSELEVMSEDSALHPVRIRGPKGEALLAAGMASKVIIHHDDGHITPVFEMSPGEKGHIEGLTAGSHLMESLKILGISEGDNIELIRCLPPMEYKANVDGTQYRLTEGMAAKIWGDCGKEECQLATCGKGRPFTVKHILGGPRAVQNIGGTGINPGSIIILESVQPAKELCMDNGQRLIIHSKEGLRLHLRRDQAEKLFVEIK; translated from the coding sequence ATGATTACTGAACTGAATAATGCCCCTATTGAGACGCCGCTGATACTAAGAAGAATAACCAGTGATAATCTTAAAAATAATTTTGAGCGCATGGGCTTGCATGAAGGCAGTGAACTGGAAGTAATGTCTGAAGATTCTGCCCTGCATCCAGTAAGAATACGTGGTCCTAAGGGAGAAGCTCTTCTCGCGGCAGGTATGGCATCAAAGGTGATCATCCATCATGACGACGGACATATCACTCCTGTATTTGAAATGAGCCCCGGTGAAAAAGGTCATATTGAAGGGCTTACTGCCGGTTCACATCTTATGGAAAGCTTAAAAATACTTGGGATCAGCGAAGGAGATAATATTGAACTCATACGCTGTCTGCCTCCTATGGAATATAAAGCCAATGTGGACGGCACTCAGTATAGACTGACTGAAGGTATGGCTGCCAAAATATGGGGTGACTGCGGTAAAGAAGAATGTCAACTTGCCACCTGCGGTAAAGGGCGACCCTTTACTGTTAAACATATTTTAGGTGGTCCAAGAGCTGTTCAAAACATAGGAGGAACAGGTATTAATCCAGGTTCAATAATCATCTTAGAGTCTGTCCAACCTGCGAAGGAACTATGTATGGATAACGGACAACGTCTTATTATCCATAGCAAAGAAGGACTGCGCCTGCATTTACGCCGTGATCAAGCTGAGAAATTATTTGTTGAAATCAAATAG
- the fdnG gene encoding formate dehydrogenase-N subunit alpha: MKCDRRRFLKLTASSAACLSLAQLGVSLTPIKSYAAGLKIDGAKEILTVCPFCSVSCFAIGYVKNGKLINVEGDPDYPINEGSLCAKGAAMFTMTTSHHRVQKPMYRAPYSDKWEEKSWDWMIDRIARRVKDTRDKEFIPKNKAGQNVNRLESMFLMGTSHASNEECALTHQFARGLGVVHMDHQARVCHSSTVAALGESFGRGAMTNHWIDIKNADSILIMGSNAAEHHPISFKWVLRAKDKGATVMHVDPKFSRTSARSDFHVPLRSGTDIAFLGGMIKYIIENKKYFNDYVVEYTNASLIVGKDFDFKDGLFSGYDPKKRSYDKDKWALELDSKGIPKRDKSLKHPRCVFQLLKKHYSRYSLDKVSATTGVPEETLLRVFKAYTATGTGKKAGTILYALGWTQHTVGVQNIRTSGIIQLLLGNIGIAGGGINALRGEPNVQGSTDHALLYHILPGYMAMPNADWSSYEKYNKANTPVSNDPQSANWWQHKPEYFASLLKSWFGENATKDNGFCYELLPKVEKGEDYSYLFMFDRMFRGEITGGFFMGLNPMNSVPNTNKIRRAMDNLDWVVCAELHNSETTDNWHRPGSDPKKIKTEFFLLPSAHRLEKSGSVTNSGRWLLWHGQAVPPQFEARPFAEMYIPIMNKLRELYAKESGTFPDPILKLDWPEKYDPEDLCQRINGRFTRDVVIKGKKYLKGQQVPSFVSLSDDGSTSSLNWLYCGSWTEEEGNKCLRRDPKQTPMQEKIGLYPNWSWCWPVNRRILYNRASVDLNGKPFNPAKAVIEWKDGKWIGDVPDGGWPPMSTGKGRYPFIMQQHGLGHIFGPGRQDGPFPEHYEPVETPVKSNMFSKQLNSPVYKFTKSAPDLLAKAADPKFPIVLTTYSLTEHWCGGGETRNVPNLLEAEPQLYVEMSPELAKEKGIKNGEVIIVESIRGKVEAVAMVTVRMRPLKVHGRIIHEIGMPYCFGWTTPGSGDSTNRLTPSVGDPNTTIPEYKACCVNIRKAKKVTELATP, translated from the coding sequence ATGAAATGTGACCGCCGAAGATTTTTGAAGCTCACAGCCTCGTCAGCAGCGTGCCTTTCCCTGGCCCAACTCGGAGTCAGCCTGACTCCGATCAAAAGCTATGCTGCCGGCCTGAAAATTGACGGAGCGAAAGAAATATTAACCGTCTGTCCGTTCTGCTCAGTGAGCTGTTTTGCCATCGGGTATGTAAAAAACGGGAAGCTGATAAACGTTGAAGGTGACCCGGATTACCCCATCAACGAAGGTTCTCTATGCGCCAAAGGCGCAGCCATGTTCACCATGACCACTTCGCACCACAGGGTGCAAAAACCCATGTACCGCGCTCCTTACAGCGACAAGTGGGAAGAAAAAAGCTGGGATTGGATGATCGACCGCATCGCCCGCCGTGTTAAGGATACCCGAGACAAGGAATTTATCCCCAAAAACAAGGCAGGACAAAACGTCAACCGTCTGGAATCAATGTTCTTGATGGGAACATCCCATGCCAGCAACGAGGAATGTGCGCTGACTCACCAGTTTGCCCGTGGTCTTGGAGTGGTGCACATGGACCATCAGGCTCGAGTTTGTCACAGTTCCACTGTAGCGGCACTCGGCGAAAGCTTTGGTCGTGGTGCCATGACCAATCACTGGATCGACATCAAGAATGCCGACTCCATTTTGATTATGGGCAGTAATGCCGCGGAACACCATCCTATATCTTTCAAATGGGTACTGCGAGCCAAAGATAAGGGTGCCACCGTTATGCACGTTGACCCCAAATTCTCTAGGACCTCGGCACGCTCAGACTTCCATGTTCCTTTGCGGTCAGGAACTGACATCGCCTTTCTAGGCGGCATGATCAAGTACATCATCGAAAACAAAAAATACTTCAATGATTACGTGGTTGAGTACACCAATGCTTCACTTATCGTAGGCAAGGACTTCGACTTCAAGGATGGCCTCTTCTCTGGATACGATCCTAAAAAGCGCTCCTACGACAAAGACAAATGGGCTTTAGAACTTGATTCCAAAGGTATTCCCAAACGCGACAAGTCCCTCAAACATCCCCGCTGTGTATTCCAGTTATTGAAAAAGCACTACTCCCGCTATTCTCTGGATAAAGTCTCAGCCACCACAGGTGTTCCCGAGGAAACTCTGCTGCGCGTGTTCAAAGCCTATACCGCCACAGGCACTGGCAAAAAAGCAGGTACTATCCTCTATGCACTGGGTTGGACTCAGCATACTGTCGGTGTGCAAAACATCCGTACCTCCGGCATCATCCAGCTACTTCTTGGGAATATCGGTATAGCTGGCGGCGGCATCAACGCCCTGCGTGGCGAACCTAATGTCCAAGGATCTACAGACCACGCTCTGCTCTACCACATACTGCCCGGCTACATGGCCATGCCTAATGCAGACTGGTCCTCCTATGAAAAATACAACAAGGCCAACACCCCGGTCAGCAACGATCCGCAATCTGCCAACTGGTGGCAGCACAAACCCGAATACTTCGCCTCGCTGCTCAAAAGCTGGTTCGGAGAAAACGCTACTAAAGACAACGGTTTCTGCTATGAACTCTTGCCTAAAGTGGAGAAAGGAGAGGACTACTCATACCTCTTCATGTTCGACCGTATGTTCCGGGGAGAGATCACGGGTGGTTTTTTCATGGGCCTGAACCCCATGAACAGTGTTCCTAACACTAACAAAATCCGTAGAGCCATGGACAATCTGGACTGGGTTGTCTGTGCCGAGTTGCACAATTCAGAAACAACTGACAACTGGCATCGTCCAGGAAGTGATCCGAAAAAGATCAAGACCGAGTTCTTCCTGCTGCCATCTGCCCATCGCCTGGAAAAATCCGGCTCTGTAACAAACTCAGGCCGCTGGTTGCTTTGGCACGGGCAGGCCGTCCCACCTCAATTTGAAGCGCGTCCCTTCGCCGAGATGTACATTCCGATTATGAATAAGCTCCGGGAACTCTATGCCAAAGAAAGCGGAACCTTCCCAGATCCGATTCTCAAACTAGATTGGCCTGAAAAATACGATCCAGAAGATTTATGCCAGCGCATTAACGGACGTTTCACTCGCGACGTAGTGATTAAAGGCAAAAAGTATTTGAAAGGACAGCAGGTACCGAGCTTCGTAAGTCTTTCAGATGACGGGTCCACCTCAAGCCTGAACTGGCTATATTGTGGCAGCTGGACTGAAGAGGAAGGTAACAAGTGTCTACGCCGAGATCCAAAACAAACACCTATGCAGGAAAAAATCGGCCTGTATCCTAACTGGTCCTGGTGCTGGCCGGTCAACCGTCGCATTCTCTATAACCGTGCCTCCGTCGATCTTAACGGAAAGCCGTTCAATCCAGCCAAGGCCGTCATCGAATGGAAGGACGGAAAGTGGATAGGAGATGTTCCCGATGGAGGATGGCCACCAATGTCTACAGGCAAGGGCAGATACCCATTCATCATGCAGCAGCATGGTCTTGGTCACATCTTCGGCCCGGGCAGACAGGACGGTCCATTCCCAGAACACTATGAGCCGGTTGAAACACCAGTGAAGAGCAATATGTTCTCCAAACAGCTCAACAGCCCGGTCTACAAGTTTACCAAAAGTGCTCCGGACCTGCTTGCTAAAGCCGCAGATCCGAAGTTTCCTATCGTATTAACGACATACAGCCTCACCGAACACTGGTGCGGAGGTGGAGAAACCCGCAACGTACCGAACCTTCTTGAAGCCGAGCCACAGCTCTATGTAGAGATGAGCCCGGAACTGGCAAAGGAAAAAGGAATCAAGAACGGTGAAGTAATCATTGTTGAGAGCATAAGAGGCAAAGTCGAGGCTGTCGCCATGGTCACCGTACGCATGCGTCCTCTCAAAGTTCATGGCCGCATCATTCACGAAATCGGTATGCCTTACTGTTTTGGGTGGACTACTCCAGGAAGCGGCGACTCCACTAACAGGCTCACACCTTCAGTAGGTGATCCCAATACGACTATTCCGGAATACAAGGCGTGCTGCGTGAATATCCGTAAGGCAAAGAAAGTCACTGAGCTGGCCACACCATAA
- a CDS encoding 4Fe-4S dicluster domain-containing protein, with the protein MSKTILIDTSRCTACRGCQIACKEWHELPANKTYQVGWGSHQNPQDLNPNNYKLVRFSEHLDDGVVRWNFFPDQCRHCEIAPCKETGDMYLEEAIVQDDKTGAIVFTAKTKGFDKSQFEEIKEACPYNIPRRDEKTGVLAKCTMCNDRIHNGMPPACVKVCPTGAMQFGERDDMLKLADKRLAELKKDWPQARLADPNSVNVIYLLIDKPENYHEFAVSEANLGPMSKKQFLATLIKPFKAMKG; encoded by the coding sequence ATGTCCAAAACAATACTGATAGACACCTCCCGCTGCACGGCGTGCCGCGGGTGTCAGATCGCCTGTAAGGAGTGGCATGAGCTGCCCGCAAACAAGACCTATCAGGTCGGCTGGGGCAGCCACCAGAATCCGCAGGATTTGAACCCCAATAACTACAAACTGGTTCGCTTCAGCGAACACCTCGATGATGGTGTTGTCCGTTGGAACTTCTTCCCGGATCAGTGCCGTCACTGTGAAATAGCTCCCTGTAAGGAAACTGGCGATATGTACCTTGAGGAAGCCATTGTACAGGACGATAAAACAGGTGCAATTGTCTTCACCGCCAAAACCAAAGGCTTCGACAAGAGCCAGTTTGAAGAAATCAAGGAAGCCTGTCCCTACAATATTCCAAGACGCGATGAGAAAACCGGTGTGCTGGCCAAATGTACCATGTGTAATGACAGAATCCACAACGGTATGCCTCCGGCATGCGTAAAGGTCTGCCCGACCGGCGCGATGCAATTCGGCGAACGAGATGATATGCTCAAACTCGCAGACAAGCGTCTGGCAGAATTAAAGAAAGATTGGCCCCAAGCCCGTTTGGCCGATCCTAATTCAGTCAATGTAATCTATCTGCTAATCGACAAACCGGAGAACTATCATGAGTTTGCCGTCAGCGAGGCCAACCTCGGACCTATGTCGAAGAAACAGTTCCTAGCTACACTGATAAAGCCTTTCAAGGCTATGAAAGGATAA
- a CDS encoding formate dehydrogenase accessory protein FdhE: MEMIYDLRQIESTLESIKKRDASYGDLVGRFGPLFEKKDQVRIHLTTTPLHSPVIDATRMAAGVPIFAEADLIYWADAFKQSYESLLPVLAEVLQLEPDTQRNLLAFLDITENLLEFAQARILGNLSHFERISEQLGLAPSTVLHYIAEAISAPVLNAIVCSMNEALSSLSWEHGYCPVCGSSPSISQLTPKNMADSEYLVGGGGKKYLHCSLCGHDWHYKRSACAACGNDDSETREFLFLENMKHERIEVCHKCGKYMLNVDMREYASLPHLDIVQMGLIHLDVLAHERNLSPVSPTLWNTIK, encoded by the coding sequence ATGGAAATGATATACGACCTAAGACAAATTGAATCTACGCTTGAAAGCATCAAAAAACGCGATGCTTCATACGGTGATCTCGTTGGCAGGTTCGGCCCACTCTTCGAGAAAAAAGATCAGGTACGTATTCACCTGACCACCACGCCCCTGCACTCTCCAGTCATCGACGCCACCCGCATGGCCGCAGGTGTTCCCATCTTTGCCGAAGCAGATCTCATCTATTGGGCCGATGCTTTCAAACAGTCCTATGAAAGCCTCCTACCCGTCCTCGCCGAAGTACTGCAGCTGGAACCTGATACACAACGAAACCTGCTGGCCTTTCTGGATATTACTGAGAATCTTCTGGAGTTTGCCCAAGCCCGGATTCTTGGCAACCTGAGTCACTTTGAAAGGATATCGGAGCAGCTTGGTCTCGCCCCTTCGACAGTGTTGCATTACATCGCTGAAGCCATTTCCGCTCCTGTCCTGAATGCTATTGTGTGCAGTATGAATGAAGCTCTTTCCTCTCTTTCATGGGAACATGGATACTGTCCTGTCTGCGGTTCATCCCCATCCATATCACAACTCACGCCCAAAAATATGGCGGATTCGGAATACCTTGTTGGAGGAGGAGGCAAAAAATATCTGCACTGTTCCCTTTGCGGCCACGACTGGCACTATAAAAGAAGCGCCTGCGCGGCTTGCGGCAATGATGACAGCGAAACACGTGAATTTCTCTTTCTGGAAAATATGAAGCACGAACGGATCGAAGTATGCCACAAATGCGGTAAATACATGCTCAATGTTGACATGCGCGAGTATGCGTCGTTACCACATTTAGACATAGTTCAGATGGGACTCATTCACCTCGATGTTCTCGCGCACGAACGTAATTTGTCCCCTGTTTCACCAACCCTCTGGAACACCATAAAGTAG
- a CDS encoding formate dehydrogenase accessory sulfurtransferase FdhD has protein sequence MPTSILSALNQTAPTMESYAEQRECIRPLQRYNGGMLVPHKDTIAIEEDLIVKIQDRPDMVLSRTPGDDLSLIMGHLFCNSLLNSPDEVTNISTSYQDPNRVDVSLDGAKHLRRVFPSSSDIRIAPERLFELKKTFERRQKLFKKTGSSHAAALFSIDGVLLAFGEDVGRHNAFDKAIGRALSEGTLKKSAIAMISSRIAVELAAKATTANIPILCGFSAATSSGVSYAINHNMTLIGRLKDSSFDVYANAWRIQDKCIIEPLISKAVGYAPTIFSGSGTAP, from the coding sequence ATGCCAACTTCTATCCTCAGCGCGCTGAACCAGACTGCCCCCACAATGGAATCTTACGCGGAGCAGCGCGAATGCATAAGGCCTCTCCAACGTTACAATGGAGGAATGCTGGTTCCACATAAAGACACTATTGCAATAGAAGAGGACCTTATTGTCAAGATTCAGGACCGCCCGGACATGGTCCTCTCCAGAACTCCAGGTGACGACCTGAGCTTGATAATGGGCCACCTGTTTTGCAATTCCCTGCTCAACTCTCCAGACGAGGTGACCAACATCAGCACCAGCTATCAGGACCCCAACCGTGTGGACGTTTCACTTGACGGAGCCAAACATCTCCGCCGAGTCTTTCCTTCATCTTCGGACATCCGCATCGCCCCCGAACGGTTGTTTGAGTTGAAGAAAACCTTCGAACGCCGCCAAAAACTATTCAAAAAAACAGGTTCATCCCATGCAGCGGCACTCTTTTCCATAGATGGTGTTCTCCTTGCCTTTGGCGAAGACGTAGGCAGACATAACGCCTTCGACAAAGCCATAGGCAGGGCTTTGTCGGAAGGAACACTGAAAAAATCTGCTATAGCCATGATCTCTTCTCGTATCGCAGTGGAGCTGGCCGCAAAAGCCACAACTGCAAACATTCCTATACTGTGTGGTTTTTCAGCGGCAACCAGCTCTGGGGTCAGCTACGCAATAAACCACAATATGACTCTCATTGGACGACTGAAAGATTCTTCCTTTGATGTATATGCCAATGCTTGGCGTATTCAGGATAAATGTATCATTGAACCGCTTATCAGCAAAGCTGTAGGTTACGCTCCCACCATTTTCTCAGGAAGCGGCACAGCTCCATGA
- a CDS encoding glycosyltransferase family protein: MTTAISKPLRVMQVISTYPNFINHFYAQNPNIASMDYHTQNEAFARYGFFAPHIVAPYTQELGCVQELTFSNAEPLQRAWLKEQGLSTDLKPGWESDLLRMRIDEFKPDVLYVFSPYTFNSALRDRLTHQPSLVVSWRCATLQNHWDWSAFDVILTSMPSIMDFAPKLGAKSAEMFSPGFPLHLVKELISIPQDTDVVFVGSLTGTRRIAMLDSVAKAAKKYGFSLALHLSGDFSHLTPSMVPYLKQPVFGLDAMRCLRRGRMVLDSRTPVYLSDRHGYPIRDISENDNCSMRLFEATGCGALVLALEGVSRWFDWGKEIVSYKNPQDLVGKIQHFIANPEERESIASAGQNRCLTEYNMKRNAERFMNIVEKKLSKPSVPPKPFEVVAPNEPKSYTPNSMFNEILSNSYLKKMGWFSSYHRQAIVDDSGAPLPWLSYPAVNLLEERAPYGISVFEYGCGSSTLWWAKRARRVVVVEHNEQWFKTMKDQFPDNVRPVLRELETGGDYCKTVAMIKNIKFDIIVIDGRDRVNCAYNCLASLSPSGVVVFDNTDRLEYVSGREFLIESGFKELRLTGLASMVLNVGSCTSIFYKDGNCLEL; encoded by the coding sequence ATGACCACAGCAATTTCTAAGCCGTTGCGGGTAATGCAGGTTATTTCAACTTACCCCAACTTCATCAACCATTTCTATGCGCAGAACCCTAATATAGCCTCCATGGACTATCACACACAAAACGAAGCCTTTGCCCGTTATGGTTTTTTCGCACCCCATATCGTCGCTCCATATACACAAGAACTGGGGTGCGTTCAGGAGCTTACTTTTTCGAATGCAGAACCTCTGCAACGTGCATGGCTCAAAGAACAAGGACTATCCACAGATCTGAAGCCCGGATGGGAATCGGACCTCCTTCGTATGCGCATTGACGAATTCAAACCAGATGTGCTTTATGTTTTCAGCCCATACACTTTTAATAGCGCGTTGCGTGACCGGCTGACTCATCAGCCAAGCCTCGTAGTCAGCTGGCGGTGTGCAACGCTGCAGAACCACTGGGACTGGTCCGCTTTTGACGTAATCCTTACAAGTATGCCCAGTATAATGGATTTTGCACCAAAACTTGGTGCTAAGTCTGCTGAGATGTTTTCTCCTGGGTTTCCTTTACACCTTGTCAAGGAGCTTATTTCCATTCCCCAAGATACTGATGTGGTTTTCGTAGGCTCCCTTACAGGAACACGCCGTATAGCAATGCTGGACTCTGTCGCCAAAGCGGCTAAGAAATATGGTTTTTCCCTAGCACTACACCTCTCGGGAGATTTCAGCCATTTGACTCCATCTATGGTGCCTTACCTCAAACAACCTGTTTTTGGCCTGGATGCTATGCGTTGTCTACGCCGCGGGCGTATGGTTCTCGACTCTAGGACTCCAGTTTACCTGTCTGATCGGCATGGTTACCCCATCAGGGACATAAGCGAAAATGATAATTGCAGTATGCGTTTATTTGAAGCCACTGGCTGTGGGGCGCTTGTATTGGCCCTAGAAGGAGTATCGCGCTGGTTTGATTGGGGAAAGGAAATAGTATCCTATAAAAATCCACAGGATTTGGTGGGTAAAATCCAGCATTTTATCGCCAATCCTGAAGAGCGGGAGAGTATTGCGTCCGCAGGTCAGAATCGTTGCCTCACTGAGTACAACATGAAGCGCAATGCCGAACGGTTTATGAACATTGTTGAAAAAAAATTAAGTAAGCCTTCGGTTCCACCCAAACCTTTTGAAGTAGTCGCGCCCAATGAACCAAAATCATACACCCCAAACTCTATGTTTAATGAGATTTTATCCAATAGTTATCTCAAGAAGATGGGGTGGTTTTCCAGCTATCATCGTCAGGCGATTGTAGACGATAGCGGAGCTCCATTGCCATGGTTGTCATACCCCGCGGTAAACTTGCTGGAAGAACGTGCGCCTTACGGAATTAGCGTTTTTGAATACGGTTGCGGCAGCAGTACTCTCTGGTGGGCTAAACGCGCTCGGCGCGTAGTCGTGGTAGAGCACAATGAACAATGGTTTAAGACTATGAAAGATCAGTTTCCTGACAACGTCCGACCTGTACTACGAGAGCTTGAGACTGGTGGCGACTACTGTAAAACCGTAGCGATGATTAAAAATATTAAGTTCGACATTATCGTGATCGACGGTAGGGACAGAGTGAATTGCGCCTATAATTGTTTGGCATCACTGTCTCCTTCTGGAGTTGTCGTCTTTGATAACACTGATCGTTTGGAATATGTGTCAGGCCGAGAGTTTCTTATTGAGTCTGGGTTTAAAGAATTGCGTCTTACTGGGCTTGCTTCCATGGTATTGAACGTGGGTAGTTGTACATCAATTTTTTACAAAGACGGTAATTGTCTAGAATTATAA